The genomic region GCACCCTCCTCAACCTTTCAAGATTACTCGAAACAAGAATGGCAATTACCTTCTCGTTCCTTCTTGCACCACATCTTGCGGCAACCGTTCCAAGATTCTTTTCTCTGCACAACACACTTAGTGCTTCTAAGCCCTTGTGACGCGCACGCCTAAATCCATGCCTTATTAATGCATAGGCCGATATCGTTGCAGAGAAGAGTGCTTCAAGGCCATGTTTAACAGCTAAGTCATACGGTACAAACACTATCAGGTCGTAATCCTCTTTAAAAAACTGTAATGCTTTTTCAGCATGTTCATCGAACAGTGTGCAAAGAACCGCCAAATAAATATTATTTAGACCTGGCAGGCGGATACTATAGAGCTTTCCTCGCCCTGAGTATTCTCCTGATAAACTCAACATTGTCACCTGTTATTCTAGCAACTTCTTCAGCGCTATACCCCTTCCTAGTTATAAGTTCTTCAATAGTTTCTGCCTTGTCCCACGGGAATATAATCCAGGCATCTGTTTCCTCAGCATAAAAATCTGGGCGATGCATAGACCATGGTTTTAGGTAAAGTGCTGCAGTCAAAATCTTCTTAGGACCGTAATGATTAAGGAAGTTTACTGCAATGTTTAGTGTTTTACCCGTATCGGCTACGTCATCTACTATTAGTACAACCTTGTCACGTATATCAACTATAAGTGGCTGCGTAACTACTGGTCTCTCAGCAGTCTCGCCGATTGAGCGATAAAACTTAACCTCAAGGGCTCCCATCTCGGCTACGCCTAAGTAGTCGGAAAGCAGTCTTGCAGGTATCCACCCTCCTCTAAGAACACCAACTATTATATCAACGTGCTTGACGCGAGTTCTTACTTCTTCAGCTATTCTTACACAGTGTTCTTCAACGTCTTTCCATGTAATCGGCTTAAACTTAATAGGTTCAGGATGACCATATTCAACCATTACTCTTTCACCGGATAATTACACAGTATACCCTTTTGAAGCTCAGCCTCTTAGTAATAAGGTGTTTAAATATATGATTAGTTATCTAATTAGATTATTTTAAAATATTTAAATAAATCGAGAGCAATCTTTTTGTTAAATTAGAATTCTAAAATGTTTTAGTTAGGCTTGTTTGTCTTCTTACTCTTCTCCGCTTGTTCTCTTTTCCTCCTCAAGGGCTTTTGTTACAGCTTCAGTAGTTACAGCTCCCTCCTTCTGCTCTATAGGGGCTTGTGCGAGTAGTGACTCACGTATTTCTTCTGCTCTTTGTTGCTCAAGTAGCATTTGTAACCTTCCGGTTCTCTTATAGAGCCTTATAAGCCTTGTAACATAGCCAGCGATTTGGTTTCGCAGCTTCTTTGACCCTGTTTCAACGAGTCTGGCGACAACCTTCTTGTTATGCTCAAAGTCGTCAGTGAATAGGTCTGGGTACATAGCTACTAGTCGTCTCGCCGTTCTTTTAACTAGGCCTATTCGTACTTTGCCCAACTGGTTCCCCCGTGCTACACGACGCACTGTGGTCGGAGTTATTAATAGTGTAGGTATAGCCATTGTGAGAAAGCTTTATATAGAAGCGGCTGGGAAGGCAACCTACACACGGCTAAGAGAGGGTAGACAAGACGGGGGAGCACTCATGGCCACGCCTGCACGTGTTGCTACAGTCGAACCAA from Pyrofollis japonicus harbors:
- a CDS encoding phosphoribosyltransferase, which codes for MVEYGHPEPIKFKPITWKDVEEHCVRIAEEVRTRVKHVDIIVGVLRGGWIPARLLSDYLGVAEMGALEVKFYRSIGETAERPVVTQPLIVDIRDKVVLIVDDVADTGKTLNIAVNFLNHYGPKKILTAALYLKPWSMHRPDFYAEETDAWIIFPWDKAETIEELITRKGYSAEEVARITGDNVEFIRRILRARKAL
- a CDS encoding 30S ribosomal protein S17e, with translation MGKVRIGLVKRTARRLVAMYPDLFTDDFEHNKKVVARLVETGSKKLRNQIAGYVTRLIRLYKRTGRLQMLLEQQRAEEIRESLLAQAPIEQKEGAVTTEAVTKALEEEKRTSGEE